Proteins found in one Cinclus cinclus unplaced genomic scaffold, bCinCin1.1 SCAFFOLD_247, whole genome shotgun sequence genomic segment:
- the LOC134057546 gene encoding serine/arginine repetitive matrix protein 1-like: protein MVSLKVACLNPTPDADRALSRRLSHEPFPAPLTSPRPSAPRKRRRKIAPRTRDRFRDRIQAGEFNNRQCRGPSFSPPETKMAEAPEMASASTKDGGREGRKLRLDPSQDGDSTVTRPTFCIGRQKRGGEKRTPTGCGLHCLPATPTPIPPPRRDFARRFPSCPHGLWAQRRRGRAGARRAPTGSGGSAPLSAGVLPRPPSRRATPVPPRHLSALPGSAPARGTHRRRKSGRPAPGAIALPAAGSSPQEEAAALSAGEDRRNGSTPPIFAKSCAV, encoded by the exons atggtgtctcttaaagtcgcctgcctgaatccgacccccgacgctgatcgcgcgctctcccgccgcctgtcccacgagccatttccagcaccgctgaccagtccgcgcccatccgcgccgcgtaaaaggcgacggaaaatcgcgccgagaacgcgggatcggtttcgggaccggattcaggcaggcgagttcaataatcgccaatgtagggggccttctttttcgcctcccgaaacaaagatggcggaggcaccggaaatggcttctgccagtaccaaagatggcggcagggaagggcggaaattgcgtctcgacccttcccaagatggcgactcaaccgtcactcgcccgaccttctgcatagggcggcaaaaaaggggcggggaaaaaaggacccccacggggtgtggactgcattgcctgcccgcgacgccgacgccgatccctccaccccggcgcgattttgcgcggcgtttcccatcgtgcccacacgggctgtgggctcagcggcgccgcggacgcgcgggagcccggcgggcgccgacaggcagcggcgggtccgcccctctctctgccggggtccttccacggccgccgtcgcggagagcgactcccgtcccgccgcgccacctctccgcgctacccggttccgctcctgcccggggaacgcatcgacgaaggaagagcggtcgcccagctcccggagccatcgccctgcccgcagccgggagcagcccgcaggaggaggcagctgctctctctgccggagag gaccggagaaatggttccactcctcccatctttgccaaaagctgtgctgtttga